Genomic segment of Panicum virgatum strain AP13 chromosome 9N, P.virgatum_v5, whole genome shotgun sequence:
ACCCATCAATACTCAATGGCACCCACGTCAATTTTAAATTCTAACTGTTTTGGACAACACAACTATAATAAGAGGCTCAATGTGTAAGTCATCGTCCGAAGCAAACCCAATTTTATGTACTATAGATAGGACCGTAAAAAGGGTGTCTGTAAGATCATCATGAGGACAGAGGACTTGAACACACAATGGCAACAACTTGCAACATAATGTCATATCATCTTATGAAAATAATGCACGGTTACATGTCACACATGCACTTTGTATCAGTGATGTCATGGAAGCCTGTCAGATGAGGAAAGGTTTGTTTGCAATTGAATGCCTATGAACTGTCTTGTTGGTACTTCCATAGAGAAGGGAAAAACAATTCTGAAATGTCCAATCAATATCCAACTCCGGGTTTACACCATGGTACTGGAAGGAGTAGATTAAAGAACAGGTAAAGCTAATGAATTGTAAACGGTTTTTCCAATGATTACTAACAAAATGAGCTAATTCTAACCAGCAGAGGGTAGCAATGCTCCTTGTCATAATTAGGCCAGGTTTTGTCATCACCAGCCTCATATTTTTTATGCAGATTCCAGACAGTAGGATCATAATTGTCTATCAACTCACAATTAAGCCCATTCTCTTTAATTATTCCCAGGAACTTGTCGAGTGAATCACCTCTTTTGGGGCTTAGGAAAATGGCCTGTGAGGTTGCTGAATGCTTCAGCAAGGATTTGACTGTCCGGGCAAGGCTCTCATggaattgcttgaaaaatgtGCTGCAGGACCAAGCAAAATGTGAATAAGAAAATTCAAATGGAACTTATTAACCTAACAATTGTTTATTACTAGTAAAGATACATGGTGCACTCAAAGTACAGATGAAATCAACCAACAGCTAAAAGGTATAGCTTCTGAAACATTCATTCACATTAAGATGGTAAGAAGGAGCTCCAAGCCATcaatattactaaataaaaaaaCACACTAGCTGGTTAGATGCATGGCTTAATGCCAAATTAACAGCCTCACAGCATATCACCCTTGCAGCGTATCACTGGCATGCGAGAATTGAGAAAACAGCAAGCAGGTACAGGATTGAGAAGAAAATCAGCATTCAATAATAGCAAAGTATCAAAAGGGTTGAACATACCAGTCACTTGCAACAATGATGTCAAAAGTATTCAACATTCCTGAAGCTTGCTCTTTGTCCCAATGCAGTATCATAGATTTAACCTTTGTTTCACCAAAAGTTTCTGCATTGATGGATATGTTCTTCTGAATATCTGCGGGTTAATGGCTTGCAAAGGGCACGATGTGCATTTGAAAAATTAAAACAAAGACCGTAAAAGATTAACATGGGAGTAATCAATTCTGTTTTTCTGTGCAATTTATAAAAATTAGCAAAAACTCAATTGTGCATACATGAAATTGAGAAGGATACATCCAACTACTTGCGGGTTTCCATCAGAAATAACAACCTCATCAGCATTTGTACAGGCTGCAATAACAAGCCCAGCCAATCCATAACCAGATCCAAGTTCAAGCACTTTCTTGGCCCTAGAATGAATTAAACAATTCAATTATGGGATAATATAATAGAAACTGATTCTAGTTAAAGCAGCAATGAACTACTCTACTATCATGGAAAAAGCTTTCAATGGACCACTATTATGCAAAAGCTTTAACGTTAGACTATTGCCCAATATGGCAGAACAAAAGGTATTTACAATTCTTCATATAAATAAAGTTTTGCAACACAAGAAAACTGTGCACTGTTGCAAAAATCATGAGCTAACACAGGACGCAGCTCTCCGATATCTGTCCATTTTCTGCTCTTGATCTCATCGAGAACAAAATATATGATGAAAAATGGATAAAAAAACTAGGGTAAGAATGTAACAAGTTGTCCTAGAAGGCCACACTGCAACATATGCTATGAGACTGTGACAGGGTAATGTACCTCTATGGACTGTGGTCCTGTTTGGCCACACCCAAATCTGTGGTTGCCCCAATCCTAATCCTAATTCCAGCCCATCGTAGGTTCAACACAGAAGCCAGGTCAGCCTATTTATTTACTAAAATCCAACGCTGGTTGAATAAGCAATTCACTTAGGTCCTTGAATCCCTAGTAAAGGTTTAGAGCCAACAACATCGAGTGCCTAAGTTGATGGACTTAAAGTGGAGAATTGTGATCCCGTGCAAAATACTGAACTACAAACCGCCTGACCCCAGCATGTTGTGCCAAATCAGCTAAAGGTTcaaatgttttatcttttttccaaaaaaaaggcATAGGAGTGACACATGTGTGAGACCTCGCAATTCACAAGACAAGACAAACCTGAACTTGTCTGAGTGGTTAATACAGTAGTAGGCAAGGACCTCTTCTGATGGCCAACAACCTTCAGGAAAACACATGTAAACTTAGAACTGAACTTGGATTCTATGAAGGGTATAACATGAAAAGGTGGAAGCATCAAAAGAAATTCAGACGGCACTTTCAACTCTTTTACTGATCTCACAATTCTATATTGAACTTTTATAGCAATCCTACTTCTAAATTCAGCCATATGCAATCTTAAGTGCTTACTGACTGGAGAGTATAGTCTATGATGCAAGTACAATAAACTTTTTATAATTGTATTAGTTAAGTTATAAAGTTCATTAGGTTTGTAGGAGCACACCTTTTAgtcaaagaaggaaaaaaatgcCTTGCATAGAGGGATTGTATCAATTGCCTTTGTTGGACAAAACAGTATGAAAATAGCGGTATTCTGCAAAGTGGCCAAAACGCCAAAGTTCACAATATGCACATGTTTTCATTTCTTTTCTACACAAGAGCCTTCCTATTTTCATAGCAAacagcaaaacaaaacaaaaacatcTGGCAAGAGTTAATAGACAACAATCTGAAAAATGCAATATACATGACCATACACATGAATTGATGTATAATTGTAGATAGATGGAATCACATTGCATATGGcaacaggaaaaaaaaacttgcttGAACAAAACTTACATACTAGTCCAGTAGTATCAATGTTGTATCTGTTCGAAGCTTCCATGTCATTTAGTTCAAGGGAATCCTCTCTTCTGTATCTGGAATCATGCACTAAAATAATAACCAACCGCAAGTAGTGCGCCAACCTTTCTAGCTGGTTGAACACTTCATGATGGCTAGCTAAATTTGTAGCTACGCACAGGGCTTACTTGCGAGAAACAACTATGATTCCCAATTATATCAGGGAAAAGGAAGATAGGGAAAAAACTATGTACAGTACGCAGGACACTAGGGGCAAACAGTAGATTACTTACACTAGATTAAGTTTAGAGGAACCTCCACAAGGCAGCTTATAATATACACAAACATCCTTTTGGTATCCCAAATCATTTTCATTTCCATCAGTTGAATTCTCAAGTGATTTTGTTAGCTGCGAAATTGGCAATGAATGGCATTCAATCAGGTTAAAGCCACGTGAGGCCTTTCTTGAAATGTTGATGGTACCATCTTTGATATGCTGGTCCCTAGAAGTTCCTTCTGCATGGAAAATAATGCCATAAAAGAACAAATTAACGTAGCTTAATATATAAAAACAATTAGCAATTATGAACTGTTTATGCAGTAGAATGGTGGAATTCAAACTGCTTAAAGTTGCCATGTTGAAAATAAAGGAAATAATAACAAAgacatacaacaacaacaacaacaacaacaacaacaacaacatagccttttttcccaagcaagttggggtaggctagagatgaaacccgaaagaaataagttcaaagttcaggcacattgatagctagtctccaagcgctcctatccaaagctatctctttagagatattccaatccttaaggtctctcttaaccgactcatcccacgtcagtttaggtttacctctacccctctttacattatcgacccgctcaagaaccccattacgcactggcgcctcaggaggccttcgttggacatgtccaaaccatctcagccgatgaaATAATAACAAAGATATACAATTAAATTATTCTATGCAAATTGCCGAAGTACTGAGAGGGGAAAACTACTATTGCCTTCTGGCCTAATATGGTAAAATAAATCACCTTACATAATGGTTCCACAGTGCTTCTATATGAAACTGAGGACCAAAAACAAATCATTCATAGCCTGTATGCTCACACACTCAGAAACCAGCAAGTTGAGTTTGTAGGTGAATAGTTAACCGGTAAAAGTGCCCACAACTAAAATGAAATTTAGCTGGTAAAATGCACAGACACACTTTCATGGGAAACACTAATTTTAAAGGTGAACCACCataatttttttagagaaaggatcaccctgcttttatagaaagcGAATACCAAAGTTTGGGTACATCAATGCTGGGGTTACCAGCTTACAAGAAAGCTAACAGAGCAAACAGAGATACTACACAAAAAGCCTAAAAAAAACTCTCGCCGCAGCCTCCAGAGGGCTCAGCAGAAGTCTGAAACCAAAGCAACGTTCCAGGAGCACCTGTCCCTCCCCCCCAAAGTCTTCCAAGGAGCTTAACGCAGCTAAgaaaagcaaaagaaaaaaaaaatcagaccaTACTGACTCCCTTGAGGGTTTAACTAGGTAACCATCAAACAGGGCATGCCACCATAAGTTTGTGCATCAATCCCCTGCCATCACCCATCAGTAGTACCAAACATTACCAGAGTGTGTAGTAGCGTGTCAAGGGCTCAAATCGCATGCTAGAATTACGCAGGAGCAAGCGGACTTCTGCCCTATCATCTACGCAGGAGGTCTACTCGTCCTTTTGGATCGACTGATGACGCGAATCGAATGCTACATAAACGGCGGGACTTACCTATACTACGTTTGAACGAGGCGGACGCAAGTGTTGGACATGGGGTGCGGAGAAGGGGAGAGGGAATCGGCCGGACCTGGGGCGCGCGAGGAGGAACGAGCGAGCACGGCGTGGCGAAGGATGCCCCACCGCTGAGAGGCATTGGAGGATCCACGGGATCGAGCGGGTGCCTGCAgccgcgccggcgacgaggaagaGTCCATGGGAGGGAGCTCGAGATGCGGGGTCTCGTTTGTTCGTTTGGAAGAagcacgagagagagagagagagagagagattgatCCAGCTTCCAGCAAGACTAGGAAGGCCGTCTATTTTGTGTGGATCGGGCTCGTTCGGGGTTCCGAATTGGCAGCCCACACAGCCCAATGTCAAACAGAGCATGCGATGCGCTTGTGCGCCTGTGCGGTGCTTCAGTTTTAGTCCCACCTCGGCAGGTCTGAGAGAGCTGAGCCGGAGAACGTGAATAAAAGGAGAGCCAGGGCTCAAGTTCAACTCATACCTTTCTCGGCCTTTTGGCTAAGATCAAGTGTAGTATCTGTTCTTATCAGTTTAATATCTGATATGTGGGTCATGTGTCCACTTCGATattaaattaatttttttagggGGAGGGTCCACCACAGTGGCTTGCCACTGGGGCCCTCACGCGTCGCTTGGGCGTTGCACTACAGCCCTAGCCTGGCGCACCCCGCCAAGTCGCAATTAAAATTTTAATGGGTCTTCAATTTTCTGTTTGGGCCTTGTCTTCTGTCTGGTAAGCAGCCAGCCCTTGAGAGGAACTTTCCCTGTAGAATTTAACTTTTTTCCTCGCTAACCAAGAAAATGTCTAATAAGTTGATCCATCCACTGATCTAATTTCCACACATGACAGGATGATAAACATGTGAAATTTCTTCCACAGCAATCACTACATTAGCTAGTAAGCAGTAGCATACATCACCCTACCCGTATGTGACAAGGAGTCAGGAGAGAGGAGCCCGAGACAGCACAAGGGCTGGCTGGTAGGCAGTCACATCTGGACGTTGATGTGCCTGGTCTCATCCCCCGGCGAGAGCGAGAAGGTCGACTGCGTCGTCCTGTTGTTGTAGGTGACCGTGAGGATGTACTCCCCGAGGTAGCCGCTGAAGCTGTAGGCGCCGTGCGCGTCCGTCTGCCCGCCGGCCTGCAGCGTCCGCCACTCGTTGAGCAGGCGGTCGACGACGTCCCCCGTGGGCAGGTTGTTGAGGCCCCAGTCCGTGAGGCACATCTGGTAGCACCCGCTGGGGTGCAGCGCCGTCCACAGCATCACCCCGCTCACCGCCGGGTGCGCGTACGCCTCCCGCAGCACCTGCTCCAGGTACGCCGCCTGCGTCTGCGCGTCGAACTTGTTGCTGATGTCGATCTCGGTGAACCAGATGGGGAGCCCCAGCGTGGCGAGCTTGTCCAGGATGGCGCGCATCAGCGGGATGTTGGGCCTGGAGAAGTGGCCCTCCAGCCCGATCCCCTCCAggatggcgccgccggcgcggagctCCCGGAGCTTGGCCGCGTAGGTGTCCACGGTGGAGAAGGGGTCGTCGCAGGTCTCGACCACGTTGTACTCGTTCATGAAGAGCGTGGCCAGCGGGTCGGCGTCCTGCGCCACGCTGAAGAACTCCATGGACGCGTTGGGCCCCAGCCGCTGCTCGTAGAAGTTGTAGTGGAGCATCTCGTTGTTGACGTCCCAGTGCGCGAACTCGCCGCGGTAGCGGGTCATGAGGCCCTGGATGCGCGCGttcacggcggcgcggaggtcgTCCGGCGAGGTCAGGTTCTTGACCCACCGCGGCGTCGCGTCCTGGTTCTCCCAGAAGATGTTGTGGCCGCGCACCATCACGCGGTGGGAGCGCACGAACGCCAGCATCTGGTCCGGCACGTCGAAGCGGAGGAGCCCCGACGTGGGCTCCGTCGAGTACCACTTGAGCTCGTCCTCGAACACCGCCGCGTTGAAGCGGTCCACGAACCACTTCTGGTACGCCTGGTTGCCCAGGATGGTGGAGGCGATCGCCGACCCGATCGGGAAGTCCTTGGCGGTCTGCTGCACGGACACGGACGCGCCCACCACGCGGGCGCCCTGCGGGTCGGCCACGTGGATGGTCGCCACGCGCTTCCTCCTCTGCGGCCAACAGAGTGAATTGAAGCAGAGCAGAATTAGCTGGTCGCGTCCAAGAACTAGCTAAGCTAGTCGGGTGGGTCATCTCGACACGTTACCTTCCGGATGGTGTCCTGCTGGTGCATCGCCCACTGGTCCGTCGTGAACGGCTGCAGCGACCCGCTGGCGACGGTGATCTTCATGGGCGTCTTGTCAGCGTTCTGGACATGCAGACAGAGCAAAAACAAATCACTTCTGATTATATTTCTGAATGAACTTTCTGTGCAGCTCGTCAGATGCGACGCTTACCTGGAAGAAGATGACGGCGGTCTGCGTTGGCCAGTCGAGGACGAAGCCGCCCTTGACGAAGGCCCAGCAGTCGCTCCTGGCGAGAACCGTGGCGATGCACCTCGCGCCGGTGTTGTCCGGCGCCAGCCTCGCAGTGATCAGAGCGTTGGAGGCGCCTTCCAGCTTCACCCAGCCTGCACGATGCCGGAAATTATTGAAGCTCACATGACTGCAGGAGCTCATCACACTGGAAACGGGGAGAACATGCATGCAGGAGCTCACATGAGAATGTGTACATGGTGGTCTTGTTGAGGTTGTAGACCACGAACGCCGGGGAGAAGACGCCGGTCTCCGTCGTGCGGTATCCGTCCGGGTCGTCGCTGTTGCCGAACTTGAGGATGCCGCCGTTGTACAGCGCCGGCTCCGGCTGCCCTCTGCACTGCACGCCATGCAGCAAATCCCAATCAGCACACAAACACACAGAAGCCATGCATTCCATTTCACGCAGACATCAACCAAGACTATTTTGTCAAGCTTAAACAAGTGTCTGACAGCGACAGATGACACGCGACGCACACAAAAAGCGCAGCTAAGTGTGTACACCTAAGCGTTGGTTGGCCACTCGGTCGGCCCAGAAACGCATGTTACCCCGCTGCAAGAAGCGCATGGAACAAAAATGACGGGCCGATGCCTGCCTGATCACTTTGATCAGGACACTCTCTACCATCTCAGAGCTTGGCGAGTTGGCGGTGGTCGATGCTTAAAAAATTAGGACAAGCGTAGTAGTATAGTTTTGTGTCATCTGGTTCCGCGCGACATTGGTAGTGGTAGGTAGGTAGGATGCTGTGCTGGTGGGGGCTGTGGGGTGTCCCCAGCGCACGCATGGGAACAAAACTGGAATAGCCGGAGGGGAGGATCATGTGGATTGTGGCCTTGTGGTTGTGCGGAGGAACCATCTGTTGAATTGTTGTGGTCCAGCAGTGGCTTTGAGCTTCGTCATCTTCCCCCGGTTGATCCTCTCTGCCTAGTTCTCTAGCGGCATTGTGTTGGTTATTTGGGGTGTGGTCACCAGGATGCATGGCATGGTCTTTGATAACGATGCAAGAACAAACGGGTGATGCGAGGCGGTTTCGGTGAACAGTTGGCAGTTAAAAAAGCTTGTTGTTGCTCATGCATGGCGGCGTGCAAAAAGCTTGCTACTAATTCTGGAGGAGAGGATGTTTCAGAGGGAGACGACTTACGTCTGTGTAGGCGGCGTAGTCGTACCAGCCATCTGCATTTGAACAGGAAGTTCCAACAATGTCAGCTACTTGTACGCTTGGGAGCGGAGGAGAGGGAGCGAGGAGGAGCGGAGAGGATGACTGGATGAGCAGGTAACCACACTGACCAGGAGGCACCGCCGCGACGAGCTCGCTGCCGCAGTGCAGCAGCATCCACAGCACGACGAACCCCGCCACGGCACGCGGAGCGGAGCGAGGCGTCCTCATCGCCGCGACCGAACGAGCGAGCTCAACTGCTTCCTCTGCCCAAGGCAAGGCTTCGAGCTGCGGGCTATGGAGGAGGaagctagcagcagcagctagcgagCAGAGGAGGCCACACACAGCACACACACGGGTCGTGATCAGAGCAAGGAGCTGTGGCGCGCTATATATAGCCCGGCCACATGGCACTCGGCTCCAGCACTTCGGCGCGCGCCCTCCCCGGCCGCACCTGGCGGCCCGCCATTGGCCGCCGGGGTCACGGGTCGGCGCGGGCGCCCACCGCGCCCTCACGtacgcctggtcctcggaggcTGGCTGCCTCCGCACGCAAGCGCTGCCCCCGCTCGGTGCGGGTGGCCTTGTGGTGCGCTGCTGCACCGGGCCTAGCCAAGCACTAGCGCCTGTTCGCCCGGTGGAGGGAGGCTCACATGcggccggccgaccaggccaGGGGGCCGAACCGGCCGAACGGCGAGGTCAGAGTCGGCAGCATGGCGGGCACGGAGTGGGTCAGTGAGATCAGGGTCAGGGCGCCGTGAACGCGAGCGCCGAGCGACCCCCCTCGGCTTATTCTGCGGCCGCGTCGCGCCATGGGGATTGTACCACGGGCCTCGAAGTTTCTCCTGTTGTTTTCCTTGCTTGCTGGATGCTGGCTCCGGCGTTGGAATGGGCGGGG
This window contains:
- the LOC120692381 gene encoding endo-1,4-beta-xylanase 5-like, yielding MRTPRSAPRAVAGFVVLWMLLHCGSELVAAVPPDGWYDYAAYTDCRGQPEPALYNGGILKFGNSDDPDGYRTTETGVFSPAFVVYNLNKTTMYTFSCWVKLEGASNALITARLAPDNTGARCIATVLARSDCWAFVKGGFVLDWPTQTAVIFFQNADKTPMKITVASGSLQPFTTDQWAMHQQDTIRKRRKRVATIHVADPQGARVVGASVSVQQTAKDFPIGSAIASTILGNQAYQKWFVDRFNAAVFEDELKWYSTEPTSGLLRFDVPDQMLAFVRSHRVMVRGHNIFWENQDATPRWVKNLTSPDDLRAAVNARIQGLMTRYRGEFAHWDVNNEMLHYNFYEQRLGPNASMEFFSVAQDADPLATLFMNEYNVVETCDDPFSTVDTYAAKLRELRAGGAILEGIGLEGHFSRPNIPLMRAILDKLATLGLPIWFTEIDISNKFDAQTQAAYLEQVLREAYAHPAVSGVMLWTALHPSGCYQMCLTDWGLNNLPTGDVVDRLLNEWRTLQAGGQTDAHGAYSFSGYLGEYILTVTYNNRTTQSTFSLSPGDETRHINVQM
- the LOC120691034 gene encoding calmodulin-lysine N-methyltransferase-like isoform X1, which encodes MDSSSSPARLQAPARSRGSSNASQRWGILRHAVLARSSSRAPEGTSRDQHIKDGTINISRKASRGFNLIECHSLPISQLTKSLENSTDGNENDLGYQKDVCVYYKLPCGGSSKLNLVYRREDSLELNDMEASNRYNIDTTGLVCCWPSEEVLAYYCINHSDKFRAKKVLELGSGYGLAGLVIAACTNADEVVISDGNPQVVGYIQKNISINAETFGETKVKSMILHWDKEQASGMLNTFDIIVASDCTFFKQFHESLARTVKSLLKHSATSQAIFLSPKRGDSLDKFLGIIKENGLNCELIDNYDPTVWNLHKKYEAGDDKTWPNYDKEHCYPLLYHGVNPELDIDWTFQNCFSLLYGSTNKTVHRHSIANKPFLI
- the LOC120691034 gene encoding calmodulin-lysine N-methyltransferase-like isoform X3; the encoded protein is MPLSGGASFATPCSLVPPRAPQKELLGTSISKMLTKSLENSTDGNENDLGYQKDVCVYYKLPCGGSSKLNLVYRREDSLELNDMEASNRYNIDTTGLVCCWPSEEVLAYYCINHSDKFRAKKVLELGSGYGLAGLVIAACTNADEVVISDGNPQVVGYIQKNISINAETFGETKVKSMILHWDKEQASGMLNTFDIIVASDCTFFKQFHESLARTVKSLLKHSATSQAIFLSPKRGDSLDKFLGIIKENGLNCELIDNYDPTVWNLHKKYEAGDDKTWPNYDKEHCYPLLYHGVNPELDIDWTFQNCFSLLYGSTNKTVHRHSIANKPFLI
- the LOC120691034 gene encoding calmodulin-lysine N-methyltransferase-like isoform X4, with translation MDSSSSPARLQAPARSRGSSNASQRWGILRHAVLARSSSRAPEGTSRDQHIKDGTINISRKASRGFNLIECHSLPISQLTKSLENSTDGNENDLGYQKDVCVYYKLPCGGSSKLNLVYRREDSLELNDMEASNRYNIDTTGLVCCWPSEEVLAYYCINHSDKFRAKKVLELGSGYGLAGLVIAACTNADEVVISDGNPQVVGYIQKNISINAETFGETKVKSMILHWDKEQASGMLNTFDIIVASDCTFFKQFHESLARTVKSLLKHSATSQAIFLSPKRVHPSRSGVCTTATGVACISWPWSITLVLWQLSMLHRGLFV
- the LOC120691034 gene encoding calmodulin-lysine N-methyltransferase-like isoform X2, with product MDSSSSPARLQAPARSRGSSNASQRWGILRHAVLARSSSRAPEGTSRDQHIKDGTINISRKASRGFNLIECHSLPISQLTKSLENSTDGNENDLGYQKDVCVYYKLPCGGSSKLNLVYRREDSLELNDMEASNRYNIDTTGLVCCWPSEEVLAYYCINHSDKFRAKKVLELGSGYGLAGLVIAACTNADEVVISDGNPQVVGYIQKNISINAETFGETKVKSMILHWDKEQASGMLNTFDIIVASDCTFFKQFHESLARTVKSLLKHSATSQAIFLSPKRGDSLDKFLGIIKENGLNCELIDNYDPTVWNLHKKYEAGDDKTWPNYDKEHCYPLLVRISSFC